The Lycium barbarum isolate Lr01 chromosome 10, ASM1917538v2, whole genome shotgun sequence genome includes a region encoding these proteins:
- the LOC132614144 gene encoding protein TIC 20-II, chloroplastic — protein MASIPLLHFTPKTPFTPRLLPHPLKPINPNPLQTRTRIQTRPVSISAAYNPIPATDRLISAVAYFLPFFNGIQYGRFLFSQYPSLALPFQPILPLLSLYRSIPYASFVTFFALYLGIVRNESLNKYARFNALQAVVLDVLLVLPMLIQRIFSPGQSGIGLKFTVWMHNGIFVFVVGCFIYGLVSCILGKTPYLPFVTEAANRQM, from the exons ATGGCCTCCATTCCTCTCCTCCATTTCACTCCCAAAACCCCTTTCACCCCTCGCCTATTACCCCACCCCCTCAAACCCATTAACCCGAACCCCCTCCAAACCCGAACCCGAATCCAAACCCGACCCGTTTCCATCTCCGCCGCATACAACCCAATCCCTGCTACAGACCGGTTAATCTCAGCCGTTGCTTACTTCCTTCCCTTTTTCAACGGCATCCAATACGGCCGTTTCCTTTTCTCTCAATACCCTTCTTTAGCTCTCCCATTTCAGCCCATTCTTCCACTTTTATCCCTTTACCGCTCTATCCCTTACGCTAGTTTTGTCACTTTCTTTGCTCTTTACTTAG GTATTGTGAGAAATGAGAGTTTGAACAAGTATGCCCGGTTCAATGCGTTGCAGGCAGTGGTGCTTGATGTGTTGTTGGTGCTTCCAATGTTGATTCAAAGGATTTTTTCTCCGGGTCAAAGTGGTATTGGGTTGAAGTTTACGGTTTGGATGCATAATGGGATTTTTGTGTTTGTTGTGGGATGTTTTATTTATGGGCTTGTTTCTTGTATTCTAGGGAAAACTCCTTACTTGCCTTTTGTAACTGAAGCTGCTAATAGGCAAATGTAG